From a single Planctellipticum variicoloris genomic region:
- a CDS encoding BlaI/MecI/CopY family transcriptional regulator: MSDVVELSDAEWQIMNLVWDRQPIMAQDVIGTLAEPCEWSPATVRTMLHRLVKKGALLYTAEGNRYWYRAAIQRADCIRRAARSFLDRVFAGEAAPLLAHFVRTVKFTPEELAQLRELLDQQER, from the coding sequence ATGTCCGACGTGGTTGAACTCTCCGACGCCGAGTGGCAGATCATGAATCTGGTCTGGGACCGGCAGCCGATCATGGCTCAGGACGTCATCGGGACGCTCGCCGAACCGTGTGAATGGTCCCCCGCGACCGTCCGGACCATGCTGCACCGCCTCGTCAAGAAGGGGGCGCTGCTCTACACCGCCGAGGGGAACCGCTACTGGTACCGGGCCGCCATCCAGCGGGCCGACTGCATCCGCCGGGCGGCCCGTTCGTTCCTCGACCGCGTCTTCGCCGGCGAAGCCGCCCCGCTCCTCGCCCACTTCGTCCGCACGGTCAAATTCACCCCCGAGGAGCTGGCGCAGCTCCGGGAACTGCTCGATCAACAGGAACGCTGA